One part of the Lapillicoccus jejuensis genome encodes these proteins:
- the nusG gene encoding transcription termination/antitermination protein NusG, whose amino-acid sequence MSDQDQYDVTDVPETAETTVQDADAQAAAAYDDREHDLDEHLDTPVDADGHADDDEHTDDDEHTDEHADELEGADGREDVRDLDDTSDDVIVDPVAEYKAQLRARPGDWYVVHSYAGYENRVKTNLETRIVSLNMEDYIFEIEVPMEEVTEIKNGQKKLVRRVRMPGYVLVRMDLTDESWGAVRHTPGVTGFVGNAHQPVPLSLDEVFTMLAPEFETPEAAAAGGGSTGGAAPRDVTVVDFEVGESVTVMEGPFETLPATISEINPDTQKLKVLVSIFGRETPVELSFGQVAKI is encoded by the coding sequence GTGTCCGACCAGGACCAGTACGACGTCACCGACGTGCCCGAGACCGCCGAGACGACCGTCCAGGACGCCGACGCGCAGGCCGCCGCGGCGTACGACGACCGGGAGCACGACCTCGACGAGCACCTCGACACCCCGGTCGACGCCGACGGCCACGCCGACGACGACGAGCACACCGACGACGACGAGCACACCGACGAGCACGCCGACGAGCTCGAGGGGGCCGACGGCCGCGAGGACGTCCGCGACCTCGACGACACCAGCGACGACGTCATCGTCGACCCGGTGGCCGAGTACAAGGCGCAGCTGCGCGCCCGCCCGGGCGACTGGTACGTCGTGCACTCCTACGCGGGCTACGAGAACCGGGTCAAGACCAACCTCGAGACCCGCATCGTGTCGCTGAACATGGAGGACTACATCTTCGAGATCGAGGTCCCCATGGAGGAGGTGACCGAGATCAAGAACGGCCAGAAGAAGCTCGTCCGCCGCGTCCGGATGCCCGGTTACGTCCTCGTGCGGATGGACCTCACCGACGAGTCGTGGGGCGCCGTGCGCCACACGCCGGGCGTCACCGGGTTCGTCGGCAACGCGCACCAGCCGGTGCCGCTGTCGCTCGACGAGGTCTTCACCATGCTGGCCCCCGAGTTCGAGACCCCCGAGGCGGCGGCCGCCGGCGGCGGCTCGACCGGCGGGGCCGCCCCGCGCGACGTCACCGTCGTCGACTTCGAGGTCGGCGAGTCGGTCACCGTCATGGAGGGCCCCTTCGAGACGCTCCCGGCGACGATCTCCGAGATCAACCCGGACACGCAGAAGCTCAAGGTCCTCGTCTCCATCTTCGGCCGGGAGACCCCGGTCGAGCTGTCGTTCGGCCAGGTCGCCAAGATCTGA
- the secE gene encoding preprotein translocase subunit SecE translates to MTETSADHREAGRAQQRDRRRQGNPVSRAWRSLVLFVSQIIDELRKVVRPTGPELLNYTLVVIVFVLVIMGIVSGLDFVFHKLALLVLAG, encoded by the coding sequence GTGACCGAGACGAGCGCGGACCACCGCGAGGCGGGTCGGGCCCAGCAGCGCGACCGGCGTCGGCAGGGCAACCCGGTCAGCCGTGCCTGGCGCTCGCTCGTGCTGTTCGTCAGCCAGATCATCGACGAGCTGCGCAAGGTCGTGCGGCCGACGGGTCCGGAGCTGCTCAACTACACGCTCGTCGTCATCGTGTTCGTCCTCGTGATCATGGGGATCGTGTCGGGCCTGGACTTCGTGTTCCACAAGCTCGCCCTCCTCGTCCTGGCGGGCTGA
- a CDS encoding aminotransferase class I/II-fold pyridoxal phosphate-dependent enzyme — MTTTQPTAAPLASLAREEQEAFLAAKREEYAALQAEGLTLDLTRGKPSSAQLDLSDALLHLPTTTKDRSGADVRNYGGLEGLTELREIFADLLGVEVAQVVCGGNSSLTMMHDTLVHLLLHGAPESPRPWKDEPVVKFVCPVPGYDRHFTMLADLGIEMVTVDMREDGPDAEAVAALVADDPSIKGMWIVPTYANPTGSVCSQEVAARLMSMPTAAPDFRVFWDNAYAFHHLTEEEAKSADALSLASASGHPDRPVMFASTSKITFAGAGVAVLATSVANKTWFLRHRAMASIGPDKINHLRHVEFFGSPDGVLEHMRRHREIIAPKFAAVDEALTTALGGLGIATWTRPTGGYFVNLDVLDGTATRVVRLAKEAGIALTPAGSAFPHGRDPHDRNIRLAPTFPGLAEVRTAMAGVATCVALAAAEQLVGAGPDQA, encoded by the coding sequence GTGACGACGACCCAGCCCACCGCCGCCCCGCTCGCCTCCCTCGCCCGCGAGGAGCAGGAGGCCTTCCTCGCCGCCAAGCGGGAGGAGTACGCCGCCCTGCAGGCCGAGGGGCTCACGCTCGACCTCACCCGCGGCAAGCCGAGCAGCGCGCAGCTCGACCTCAGCGACGCCCTGCTGCACCTGCCCACGACGACCAAGGACCGGTCGGGGGCCGACGTGCGCAACTACGGCGGGCTGGAGGGGCTCACCGAGCTCCGCGAGATCTTCGCCGACCTGCTCGGCGTCGAGGTCGCCCAGGTCGTCTGCGGCGGCAACTCGAGCCTGACGATGATGCACGACACCCTCGTCCACCTGCTGCTGCACGGGGCCCCGGAGTCGCCGCGGCCGTGGAAGGACGAGCCGGTGGTGAAGTTCGTGTGCCCGGTGCCGGGCTACGACCGCCACTTCACGATGCTCGCCGACCTCGGCATCGAGATGGTCACCGTCGACATGCGCGAGGACGGCCCCGACGCCGAGGCCGTCGCGGCCCTCGTCGCCGACGACCCGAGCATCAAGGGCATGTGGATCGTGCCGACCTACGCGAACCCGACCGGGTCGGTGTGCTCCCAGGAGGTCGCGGCCCGGCTGATGTCGATGCCGACGGCCGCGCCGGACTTCCGGGTGTTCTGGGACAACGCCTACGCCTTCCACCACCTCACCGAGGAGGAGGCCAAGAGCGCCGACGCGCTGTCGCTCGCCTCGGCGTCGGGCCACCCCGACCGGCCGGTGATGTTCGCGTCGACGTCGAAGATCACCTTCGCCGGCGCGGGCGTCGCGGTCCTCGCCACCTCGGTGGCCAACAAGACGTGGTTCCTCCGGCACCGCGCCATGGCCTCGATCGGGCCGGACAAGATCAACCACCTGCGGCACGTCGAGTTCTTCGGCTCGCCCGACGGCGTGCTCGAGCACATGCGCAGGCACCGCGAGATCATCGCGCCGAAGTTCGCCGCCGTCGACGAGGCGCTGACCACCGCGCTCGGCGGGCTCGGGATCGCGACGTGGACCCGCCCGACCGGCGGCTACTTCGTCAACCTCGACGTCCTCGACGGCACGGCGACCCGGGTGGTGCGGCTGGCCAAGGAGGCGGGTATCGCGCTCACCCCGGCCGGGTCGGCGTTCCCGCACGGCCGGGACCCGCACGACCGCAACATCCGGCTCGCCCCGACCTTCCCGGGGCTGGCGGAGGTGCGCACGGCCATGGCCGGGGTCGCCACGTGCGTCGCGCTGGCCGCCGCCGAGCAGCTGGTCGGGGCGGGCCCCGACCAGGCCTGA
- a CDS encoding DUF5709 domain-containing protein, whose protein sequence is MSDESYAGEELNTDTGSYSLDDEDQLQPEETLDDRGVEDALDEGYSPAEKPRGVDAWGTTAWEQSQDETIEQRIKQEVPDPDSAYGAPDNESGLDRPDEDRVGGDDPDSIDARDDFLGDGGARSGRLVAPDEGVRGDAEKDAVGEDVGIDGAGASAEEAAMHVEADSAQDGVDDDLSDPVGDDPADAVMHAGDRPEELEDLDGITDVEDDDLQV, encoded by the coding sequence ATGAGCGACGAGAGCTACGCCGGCGAAGAGCTGAACACCGACACCGGCTCCTACTCCCTGGACGACGAGGACCAGCTGCAGCCGGAGGAGACGCTCGACGACCGCGGCGTCGAGGACGCGCTCGACGAGGGGTACTCCCCCGCCGAGAAGCCGCGCGGTGTCGACGCCTGGGGGACGACGGCCTGGGAGCAGTCCCAGGACGAGACCATCGAGCAGCGGATCAAGCAGGAGGTCCCCGACCCCGACTCCGCGTACGGCGCCCCCGACAACGAGAGCGGCCTCGACCGCCCCGACGAGGACCGCGTCGGCGGGGACGACCCCGACTCGATCGACGCGCGCGACGACTTCCTCGGCGACGGCGGCGCGCGCAGCGGCCGCCTCGTCGCGCCCGACGAGGGCGTGCGCGGCGACGCGGAGAAGGACGCCGTCGGCGAGGACGTCGGCATCGACGGCGCCGGCGCGTCCGCCGAGGAGGCGGCGATGCACGTCGAGGCGGACAGCGCCCAGGACGGCGTCGACGACGACCTGTCCGACCCCGTCGGCGACGACCCGGCCGACGCGGTCATGCACGCCGGCGACCGTCCCGAGGAGCTCGAGGACCTCGACGGCATCACCGACGTCGAGGACGACGACCTGCAGGTCTGA
- a CDS encoding LLM class flavin-dependent oxidoreductase: MVLRHAFVVPMTTERELVELAVLGEEHGWDMVLSWEAVLRHDAWVALGAAALSTSRIRLGTMLTPASRWRPWDLARVVGSVDRLSAGRVTLGVGLGAPNGNWLAFEPDEGRAQRARLVDEVLEVYRGLLTAGSRGDYTHEGERYAVRPVTDIPPLDPVQRPHPPVWVVGALVPGRDRQRSLERAARWQGVVPAVVTPGQEDGSTPLTPSLLRDLLGRVRAERERLGLPWEGYDVVVEGDSHGGFGDIRGPAAPWEDAGATWWVESWWDLPPGPEGLAELRRRVRLGPRR; this comes from the coding sequence ATGGTGCTCCGACACGCCTTCGTCGTCCCGATGACCACCGAGCGCGAGCTCGTCGAGCTCGCGGTCCTCGGCGAGGAGCACGGCTGGGACATGGTCCTCAGCTGGGAGGCGGTGCTGCGGCACGACGCCTGGGTCGCGCTCGGCGCCGCCGCGCTGAGCACGAGCCGGATCAGGCTCGGCACGATGCTCACCCCGGCGTCGCGGTGGCGCCCGTGGGACCTGGCCCGCGTCGTGGGCTCGGTCGACCGGCTCAGCGCCGGCCGGGTCACGCTCGGCGTCGGCCTCGGGGCACCGAACGGCAACTGGCTGGCCTTCGAGCCCGACGAGGGTCGGGCGCAGCGGGCCCGGCTCGTCGACGAGGTCCTCGAGGTCTACCGCGGGCTGCTCACGGCCGGCTCGCGCGGCGACTACACCCACGAGGGCGAGCGGTACGCCGTCCGCCCGGTCACCGACATCCCCCCGCTCGACCCGGTGCAGCGGCCGCACCCCCCGGTGTGGGTGGTCGGCGCGCTGGTCCCCGGACGCGATCGTCAGCGCTCGCTCGAGCGGGCCGCCCGATGGCAGGGCGTCGTCCCCGCGGTCGTCACCCCGGGGCAGGAGGACGGGTCGACGCCGCTGACCCCGTCGCTGCTGCGCGACCTGCTGGGCCGGGTCCGCGCGGAGCGCGAGCGCCTCGGCCTGCCGTGGGAGGGGTACGACGTCGTCGTCGAGGGCGACAGCCACGGCGGCTTCGGCGACATCCGCGGCCCGGCCGCGCCGTGGGAGGACGCCGGGGCGACCTGGTGGGTCGAGAGCTGGTGGGACCTGCCGCCGGGCCCCGAGGGCCTGGCCGAGCTGCGCCGCCGGGTACGGCTCGGGCCCCGCCGCTGA
- a CDS encoding adenosine deaminase: MTGGPVGGGSGRDLAALPKAHLHLHFTGSMRLSTLNSLAEHHGVRLPESLRVEGREQDWTPPRLHATDERGWFRFQRLYDLARACVRGEADLRRIVREAAEDDAAEGSRWLEIQVEPSSYAPYVGGLTPALEIVLDEAASASRATGTGVGVVVAASRIRHPLDARTLARLAARYAGEGPGTVVGFGLSNDERRGVLEEFAPAFDIARRAGLALVPHAGELLGPTMVQETLSLLRPDRLGHGVRSVEDPRVLAEVAAAGVTLEVCPGSNVALGVYDAPPAVPLPSLLEAGVPVALGADDPLLFGTRLVAQYRLAREAHGLDDAALADLARAALRGSRAPAPVRDRALAQVDDWLAAPAPPA, from the coding sequence ATGACGGGCGGACCGGTCGGCGGGGGCTCCGGACGCGACCTGGCCGCGCTGCCCAAGGCGCACCTGCACCTGCACTTCACCGGGTCGATGCGGCTGAGCACCCTGAACTCGCTGGCCGAGCACCACGGGGTGCGGCTGCCCGAGTCGCTGCGGGTGGAGGGGCGCGAGCAGGACTGGACGCCGCCGCGGCTGCACGCCACGGACGAGCGCGGGTGGTTCCGGTTCCAGCGGCTCTACGACCTGGCCCGGGCCTGCGTGCGCGGCGAGGCCGACCTGCGCCGGATCGTGCGCGAGGCGGCGGAGGACGACGCCGCGGAGGGCTCGCGCTGGCTGGAGATCCAGGTCGAGCCGAGCAGCTACGCGCCGTACGTCGGCGGGCTGACCCCGGCCCTGGAGATCGTCCTCGACGAGGCGGCGAGCGCGTCCCGTGCCACCGGGACCGGGGTGGGCGTCGTCGTCGCCGCGAGCCGGATCCGGCACCCGCTCGACGCGCGGACGCTGGCGCGGCTGGCGGCCCGGTACGCCGGCGAGGGTCCGGGCACGGTCGTGGGCTTCGGGCTGTCGAACGACGAGCGCCGCGGGGTGCTGGAGGAGTTCGCCCCCGCATTCGACATCGCCCGCCGGGCCGGGCTCGCGCTGGTGCCGCACGCCGGGGAGCTGCTCGGGCCGACGATGGTGCAGGAGACGCTGTCGCTGCTGCGCCCCGACCGGCTCGGCCACGGCGTGCGCAGCGTCGAGGACCCGCGGGTGCTCGCCGAGGTGGCCGCCGCCGGCGTCACGCTCGAGGTCTGCCCGGGCAGCAACGTCGCCCTCGGGGTGTACGACGCCCCGCCCGCCGTGCCGCTGCCGTCGCTGCTCGAGGCGGGTGTGCCGGTGGCGCTCGGGGCCGACGACCCGCTGCTCTTCGGGACGCGGCTGGTGGCGCAGTACCGCCTGGCGCGCGAGGCGCACGGGCTCGACGACGCGGCGCTGGCCGACCTCGCGCGGGCGGCGCTGCGCGGGAGCCGGGCGCCCGCGCCGGTGCGCGACCGGGCGCTGGCGCAGGTCGACGACTGGCTGGCGGCGCCGGCCCCGCCCGCCTGA
- a CDS encoding UDP-N-acetylmuramate dehydrogenase, with protein sequence MREEHDAPLAGLTTMRVGGPAARLVTATTTDELVDAVREVDDADEPLLVVGGGSNLVLPDAGFPGTVVHVATSGVAVESDDSCGGANVRVAAGEPWDDLVARAVAEGWAGIEALSGIPGSTGATPVQNVGAYGQEVATTVAQVRVWDRREQRVQTFFGPTCGFSYRDSRFKSGDGAGGRYVVLDVLFQLRIADLGEPVRYADLARQLDVAEGARAPLGDVREAVLAQRRKRGMVLDDADPDTWSCGSFFTNPVLGARAWAALLERVHERLGADVDPPSWAEPGERTKTSAAWLIERAGFGKGHGLPGPASLSTKHTLAVTNRGGATAADVVALAREVRDGVRDTFGVTLVNEPVLVGTTL encoded by the coding sequence GTGCGGGAGGAGCACGACGCACCGCTGGCGGGCCTGACGACGATGCGCGTCGGCGGCCCCGCCGCGCGCCTGGTCACCGCGACGACGACCGACGAGCTCGTCGACGCCGTCCGCGAGGTCGACGACGCCGACGAGCCGCTGCTCGTCGTCGGCGGCGGCTCCAACCTCGTCCTGCCCGACGCGGGCTTCCCCGGCACCGTCGTGCACGTCGCGACGAGCGGGGTCGCCGTCGAGTCCGACGACTCGTGCGGCGGGGCCAACGTCCGCGTCGCCGCCGGCGAGCCGTGGGACGACCTCGTCGCCCGCGCCGTCGCCGAGGGCTGGGCCGGCATCGAGGCGCTGTCCGGGATCCCCGGCTCGACCGGCGCCACCCCGGTCCAGAACGTCGGCGCCTACGGCCAGGAGGTCGCCACCACCGTCGCCCAGGTGCGCGTCTGGGACCGGCGCGAGCAGCGGGTGCAGACCTTCTTCGGCCCGACCTGCGGCTTCTCCTACCGCGACTCCCGGTTCAAGTCCGGGGACGGCGCCGGCGGCCGGTACGTCGTCCTCGACGTCCTGTTCCAGCTGCGGATCGCCGACCTCGGCGAGCCGGTGCGCTACGCCGACCTCGCCCGCCAGCTCGACGTCGCCGAGGGGGCCCGGGCGCCGCTCGGCGACGTCCGCGAGGCGGTCCTCGCGCAGCGCCGCAAGCGCGGCATGGTCCTCGACGACGCGGACCCCGACACCTGGTCCTGCGGGTCGTTCTTCACCAACCCGGTCCTCGGCGCGCGGGCGTGGGCGGCGCTGCTCGAGCGCGTCCACGAGCGGCTCGGCGCCGACGTCGACCCGCCGTCGTGGGCGGAGCCGGGGGAGCGGACCAAGACGAGCGCCGCCTGGCTCATCGAGCGGGCCGGCTTCGGCAAGGGCCACGGTCTGCCCGGCCCGGCCTCCCTCTCGACCAAGCACACCCTCGCCGTGACCAACCGCGGCGGCGCGACCGCCGCCGACGTCGTCGCGCTCGCCCGCGAGGTCCGCGACGGTGTCCGCGACACCTTCGGCGTCACTCTCGTCAACGAGCCCGTGCTCGTCGGCACCACGCTCTGA
- a CDS encoding MaoC family dehydratase gives MTLTPVAVGDTLPPRTVHVTRSTLVQYAGASLDRNPIHWDERFATAVGLPDVIAHGMFTMGAGATYVADWAGDPSRVLEYGVRFTKPVVVSHDEGADVEYSGVVKKVDDEAGTATVELTAVCRGEKVLGRALAVVRLG, from the coding sequence GTGACACTCACACCAGTCGCCGTCGGCGACACGCTGCCGCCGCGCACCGTCCACGTCACCCGCTCGACGCTGGTGCAGTACGCCGGGGCCTCGCTCGACCGCAACCCCATCCACTGGGACGAGCGGTTCGCGACGGCCGTCGGCCTGCCCGACGTCATCGCCCACGGCATGTTCACCATGGGCGCCGGCGCGACGTACGTCGCCGACTGGGCCGGTGACCCCTCGCGCGTCCTCGAGTACGGCGTGCGGTTCACCAAGCCCGTCGTCGTCAGCCACGACGAGGGCGCCGACGTCGAGTACTCCGGCGTCGTGAAGAAGGTCGACGACGAGGCCGGCACGGCCACCGTCGAGCTGACCGCGGTCTGCCGCGGCGAGAAGGTGCTCGGCCGCGCCCTCGCCGTCGTCCGGCTCGGCTGA
- a CDS encoding FAS1-like dehydratase domain-containing protein has translation MPVNAAFAGRSYPPTAPYSVGRAKIREFAEAVGSSDPLHLDPQAARAAGHRDVIAPPTFAVLIAQQCDAQLITDPEAGIDYSRVVHGEQRFAHHRPLTAGDEVVGVLHVDTVREAGGHSMVTTRTELSVDGEAVCTATSTIVVRGSE, from the coding sequence ATGCCGGTCAACGCCGCCTTCGCCGGGCGCAGCTACCCGCCCACCGCGCCGTACTCCGTCGGGCGCGCCAAGATCCGCGAGTTCGCCGAGGCGGTCGGCAGCAGCGACCCGCTGCACCTCGACCCGCAGGCCGCCCGCGCCGCCGGGCACCGCGACGTCATCGCGCCGCCGACCTTCGCGGTCCTCATCGCCCAGCAGTGCGACGCCCAGCTCATCACCGACCCGGAGGCCGGGATCGACTACAGCCGCGTCGTCCACGGCGAGCAGCGCTTCGCCCACCACCGCCCGCTCACCGCGGGCGACGAGGTCGTCGGGGTCCTGCACGTCGACACCGTCCGCGAGGCCGGCGGCCACTCGATGGTCACGACCCGCACCGAGCTGAGCGTCGACGGCGAGGCGGTCTGCACGGCCACCTCGACGATCGTCGTCCGGGGCAGTGAGTGA
- a CDS encoding MFS transporter, whose amino-acid sequence MSGDPGPAGLDRPDPALAAEDARGLGRLLRRHAIDTRPLAVAPYRRLLVGQGTSFIGSMLTQTAVPVQVYTISCSSLDVGYVGLAGLLPIVGFGLYGGAIADVVDRRALYLASSLVGWLVTLGLLAQTLVGAGSIPLILGLVVVQSGAFAVAGSARGAIIPRIVPLDLVPAANTLNFTVGNVGQVAGPLLAGILLVQSGGFALAYGADAVLFTAALWSAFRLPPVPPDGARSRPGAGAVLEGLRFIGSRPVLLMSFVVDITAMVLAMPRSLFPEVADERFGGNVGPLYAAIAIGAVVAGLSSGWVGRVRRQGVALVVAIAGWGLAVAASGLAHSLWLAVLLLAVAGACDFVSAVYRQTILQTYAPDEIRGRMQGVFIAVVAGGPRLGDVRAGGTAALTGATTSWVGGGLACVAVVLVAGLLVRPFRRYDAAAVVPADADVPTDTLTERG is encoded by the coding sequence GTGAGTGGTGATCCCGGGCCCGCGGGGCTCGACCGTCCCGACCCCGCGCTCGCCGCCGAGGACGCCCGCGGCCTCGGTCGGCTGCTGCGCCGCCACGCGATCGACACGCGACCGCTCGCCGTGGCGCCGTACCGCCGTCTGCTCGTCGGGCAGGGCACGAGCTTCATCGGCTCGATGCTCACCCAGACCGCCGTCCCCGTGCAGGTCTACACGATCAGCTGCTCCAGCCTCGACGTCGGCTACGTCGGCCTCGCGGGGCTCCTGCCGATCGTCGGCTTCGGCCTGTACGGCGGCGCGATCGCCGACGTCGTCGACCGCCGCGCCCTCTACCTCGCCAGCTCGCTCGTCGGCTGGCTCGTCACCCTGGGCCTGCTCGCCCAGACCCTCGTCGGGGCGGGCAGCATCCCGCTCATCCTCGGCCTGGTCGTCGTCCAGTCGGGGGCCTTCGCCGTCGCCGGGTCGGCCCGCGGCGCGATCATCCCGCGCATCGTCCCGCTCGACCTCGTCCCGGCGGCCAACACCCTCAACTTCACCGTCGGCAACGTCGGGCAGGTCGCCGGCCCCCTGCTCGCCGGCATCCTGCTCGTCCAGTCCGGGGGCTTCGCGCTCGCGTACGGCGCCGACGCGGTCCTCTTCACCGCCGCCCTGTGGTCCGCGTTCCGGCTGCCGCCCGTGCCGCCCGACGGCGCGCGGTCGCGACCCGGCGCCGGCGCGGTCCTCGAGGGGCTGCGCTTCATCGGCAGCCGCCCGGTGCTGCTCATGAGCTTCGTCGTCGACATCACCGCGATGGTGCTGGCCATGCCGCGCTCGCTCTTCCCCGAGGTCGCGGACGAGCGCTTCGGCGGGAACGTCGGCCCGCTCTACGCCGCCATCGCCATCGGCGCGGTCGTCGCCGGCCTGTCCAGCGGCTGGGTCGGACGGGTCCGGCGCCAGGGCGTCGCCCTCGTCGTCGCCATCGCCGGCTGGGGCCTGGCCGTCGCCGCGTCCGGCCTCGCGCACTCGCTGTGGCTCGCGGTGCTGCTGCTCGCCGTCGCGGGCGCCTGCGACTTCGTCTCGGCCGTCTACCGGCAGACCATCCTGCAGACCTACGCCCCCGACGAGATACGCGGCCGGATGCAGGGCGTCTTCATCGCCGTCGTCGCCGGCGGTCCCCGCCTCGGCGACGTCCGCGCGGGCGGCACCGCGGCGCTGACCGGCGCGACGACGTCGTGGGTCGGCGGGGGCCTGGCCTGCGTGGCCGTCGTCCTCGTCGCCGGCTTGCTCGTGCGGCCCTTCCGCCGGTACGACGCCGCGGCGGTCGTCCCGGCCGACGCGGACGTGCCGACGGACACCCTCACCGAGCGAGGCTAG
- the rpmG gene encoding 50S ribosomal protein L33: MASKTADVRPKITMACVDCKNRNYITRKNRRNDPDRLGLNKFCPNCGKQTEHRETR, translated from the coding sequence GTGGCCAGCAAGACCGCCGACGTCCGCCCGAAGATCACCATGGCGTGCGTGGACTGCAAGAACCGCAACTACATCACGCGCAAGAACCGTCGCAACGACCCCGACCGCCTGGGTCTGAACAAGTTCTGCCCCAACTGCGGCAAGCAGACGGAGCACCGCGAGACCCGCTGA
- a CDS encoding AGE family epimerase/isomerase — translation MPASPSSTPALPPEDQRWLEAQAASLLDFTRGAAHPDGGFGWLDDDGRVEAGRPVELWITCRMTHVLGLAAIAGDEGARDLVDHGVRALRGRLHDDEHGGWYAAVETGPDGASRPADDTKQAYAHAFVVLAAATATAVGHPQAPALLDEALATWERFWSEEDGLAADVWDRTFTTLDPYRGVNANMHSVEALLAAHDVTGDPVPLQRALRITGRVVHEFAASNGYRLPEHYDEQWNRRLDYNRDHPADKFRPYGVTIGHLLEWARLALHVRTALTRAGADVPDWLLQDAMALTARGVEDGWAVDGRDGFVYTTDFDAAPVVRDRLHWVAAEAMATSWTLAVVTGEASYGQDWQRWRAHVDALFVDAERGSWRHELDQDNRPSSHVWEGKPDTYHAYQAVILPFLGETSSFVAGVRDRAVERS, via the coding sequence ATGCCCGCGTCCCCCTCGTCGACCCCCGCCCTCCCGCCCGAGGACCAGCGTTGGCTCGAGGCGCAGGCCGCCTCGCTGCTCGACTTCACCCGGGGTGCGGCCCACCCGGACGGCGGCTTCGGCTGGCTCGACGACGACGGCCGCGTCGAGGCGGGTCGCCCGGTGGAGCTGTGGATCACCTGCCGGATGACCCATGTCCTCGGCCTCGCCGCCATCGCCGGCGACGAGGGCGCCCGCGACCTCGTCGACCACGGTGTCCGCGCCCTGCGGGGCCGGCTGCACGACGACGAGCACGGTGGGTGGTACGCCGCCGTCGAGACCGGCCCCGACGGCGCCTCGCGCCCCGCCGACGACACCAAGCAGGCCTACGCGCACGCGTTCGTCGTCCTCGCCGCGGCCACCGCCACGGCCGTCGGCCACCCGCAGGCCCCCGCGCTGCTCGACGAGGCCCTCGCCACCTGGGAGCGCTTCTGGTCGGAGGAGGACGGCCTGGCCGCCGACGTCTGGGACCGCACCTTCACCACCCTCGACCCCTACCGCGGCGTCAACGCCAACATGCACAGCGTCGAGGCGCTGCTCGCCGCCCACGACGTCACCGGCGACCCGGTGCCGCTGCAGCGGGCCCTGCGGATCACCGGCCGCGTCGTGCACGAGTTCGCCGCCAGCAACGGGTACCGGCTGCCCGAGCACTACGACGAGCAGTGGAACCGCCGGCTCGACTACAACCGCGACCACCCGGCCGACAAGTTCCGCCCGTACGGCGTGACCATCGGTCACCTCCTCGAGTGGGCCAGGCTGGCGCTGCACGTGCGCACCGCGCTCACCCGCGCCGGCGCGGACGTGCCGGACTGGCTGCTGCAGGACGCCATGGCCCTCACCGCCCGCGGCGTCGAGGACGGCTGGGCCGTCGACGGCCGCGACGGGTTCGTCTACACGACCGACTTCGACGCAGCCCCGGTCGTGCGCGACCGGCTGCACTGGGTCGCGGCCGAGGCGATGGCGACGTCCTGGACGCTCGCGGTGGTGACGGGCGAGGCGTCGTACGGGCAGGACTGGCAGCGCTGGCGCGCCCACGTCGACGCGCTCTTCGTCGACGCCGAGCGCGGCTCGTGGCGCCACGAGCTCGACCAGGACAACCGGCCGAGCTCGCACGTCTGGGAGGGCAAGCCGGACACGTACCACGCGTACCAGGCCGTCATCCTGCCCTTCCTGGGGGAGACGTCGTCCTTCGTCGCCGGGGTGCGCGACCGCGCCGTCGAGCGGTCCTGA
- a CDS encoding LutC/YkgG family protein has protein sequence MSTAREDVLARVRSALRGAPTRADGPAGEGADEQAPGGGHGADVVDLVTLFVERVEDYRAVVVRTGAAGAAAAVRDGLAASRSVVVPAGFPDDLLALPDGARRVTDDPAAPLTAAALDGVDAVVTTATVGIAETGTIVLDHGAGQGRRALTLVPDRHVCVVRTDQVVADVPDAVAALPDPTRPLTWVSGPSATSDIELDRVEGVHGPRTLVVVVVG, from the coding sequence ATGAGCACCGCCCGCGAGGACGTCCTCGCCCGCGTCCGCTCCGCCCTGCGCGGCGCCCCCACCCGCGCCGACGGGCCGGCCGGCGAGGGGGCCGACGAGCAGGCCCCGGGCGGCGGCCACGGGGCGGACGTCGTCGACCTCGTCACGCTCTTCGTCGAGCGGGTCGAGGACTACCGCGCGGTCGTCGTGCGCACCGGTGCCGCGGGCGCGGCGGCCGCGGTCCGCGACGGGCTCGCCGCGAGCCGGTCCGTCGTCGTCCCGGCCGGCTTCCCCGACGACCTGCTCGCGCTCCCGGACGGCGCCCGGCGGGTCACCGACGACCCGGCCGCCCCCCTCACCGCCGCCGCGCTCGACGGGGTCGACGCCGTCGTCACGACCGCCACCGTCGGCATCGCCGAGACCGGCACCATCGTCCTCGACCACGGGGCCGGGCAGGGGCGCCGGGCCCTCACCCTCGTGCCCGACCGGCACGTGTGCGTCGTCCGCACCGACCAGGTCGTCGCCGACGTCCCCGACGCCGTCGCCGCCCTGCCCGACCCGACCCGTCCCCTCACCTGGGTCAGCGGCCCGAGCGCGACGAGCGACATCGAGCTGGACCGGGTCGAGGGCGTCCACGGCCCGCGCACCCTCGTGGTGGTCGTCGTCGGCTGA